In the Lepus europaeus isolate LE1 chromosome 18, mLepTim1.pri, whole genome shotgun sequence genome, one interval contains:
- the ITGB3 gene encoding integrin beta-3 isoform X1, with protein sequence MRARARPRPLWAALLALGALAGVGVGGPNICTTRGVSSCQLCLAVSPMCAWCSDEALPVGSPRCDLKENLLQDNCAPESIEFPVSEARILEARPLSDKGSGDSSQVTQVSPQRIALRLRPDDSKTFSIQVRQVEDYPVDIYYLMDLSYSMKDDLWSIQNLGTKLASQMRKLTSNLRIGFGAFVDKPVSPYMYISPPEALRNPCYDMKTTCLPMFGYKHVLTLTDQVTRFNEEVKKQSVSRNRDAPEGGFDAIMQATVCDEKIGWRNDASHLLVFTTDAKTHIALDGRLAGIVRPNDGQCHIGGDNHYSASTTMDYPSLGLMTEKLSQKNINLIFAVTENVVNLYQNYSELIPGTTVGVLSADSSNVLQLIVDAYGKIRSKVELEVRDLPEELSLSFNATCLNNEVIPGLKSCVGLKIGDTVSFSIEAKVRGCPQEKEKSFTIKPVGFKDSLTVQVTFDCDCACQAHAEPHSHRCNDGNGTFECGVCRCGPGWLGSQCECSEEDYSPSQQDQCSPKEGQPICSQRGECLCGQCVCHSSDFGKITGKYCECDDFSCVRYKGEMCSGHGQCSCGDCLCDSDWTGYYCNCTTRTDTCMSSNGLLCSGRGKCECGSCVCIQPGSYGDTCEKCPTCPDACTFKKECVECKKFERGVLHEENTCSRYCRDEIESVKELRDTGKDAVNCTYKNEDDCVVRFQYYEDSSGKSILYVVEEPECPQGPDILVVLLSVMGAILLIGFALLLIWKLLITIHDRKEFAKFEEERARAKWDTANNPLYKEATSTFTNITYRGT encoded by the exons GCCCTGCCCGTGGGCTCACCCCGCTGTGACCTGAAGGAGAATCTGCTACAGGACAACTGTGCCCCAGAATCCATCGAGTTCCCGGTCAGCGAGGCCCGAATCCTGGAGGCCAGGCCCCTCAGCGACAAAGGCTCTGGAGACAGCTCCCAGGTCACTCAAGTCAGTCCCCAGAGGATTGCGCTGCGCCTGCGACCAG ATGATTCGAAGACTTTCTCCATCCAagtgcggcaggtggaggattaccctgtgGACATCTATTACTTGATGGACCTGTCCTACTCCATGAAAGATGATCTCTGGAGCATCCAGAATCTGGGTACCAAATTGGCCTCCCAGATGCGCAAGCTCACCAGTAACCTGCGGATTGGCTTTGGGGCCTTTGTGGATAAACCTGTATCACCCTACATGTACATCTCCCCACCAGAGGCCCTCAGAAACCCCTGCTATGA TATGAAGACCACCTGCTTACCCATGTTTGGCTACAAACATGTGCTGACGCTAACTGACCAGGTGACCCGTTTCAATGAGGAGGTGAAGAAGCAGAGTGTGTCACGGAACCGGGACGCCCCAGAGGGTGGCTTTGATGCCATCATGCAGGCTACAGTCTGTGAT GAAAAGATTGGCTGGAGGAATGACGCATCCCACTTGCTCGTGTTCACCACTGATGCCAAAACTCATATCGCACTGGACGGAAGGCTGGCCGGCATCGTCCGGCCCAACGATGGGCAGTGTCACATTGGTGGTGACAACCATTACTCTGCCTCTACCACCATG gATTATCCCTCTCTAGGACTGATGACTGAGAAGCTATCCCAAAAAAACATCAACTTGATCTTTGCAGTGACTGAAAATGTGGTCAATCTCTACCAG AACTATAGCGAGCTCATCCCAGGGACCACAGTGGGGGTTCTGTCCGCCGACTCCAGCAACGTCCTCCAGCTCATTGTTGATGCTTATGGG AAAATCCGCTCTAAGGTAGAGCTGGAAGTCCGTGACCTCCCCGAGGAGCTGTCGCTGTCCTTCAACGCCACCTGCCTCAACAATGAGGTCATCCCGGGCCTCAAGTCGTGTGTGGGACTCAAGATTGGAGACAcg GTGAGCTTCAGCATCGAAGCCAAGGTGCGGGGCTGCCCCCAGGAGAAGGAGAAGTCCTTCACCATCAAGCCCGTGGGCTTCAAGGACAGCCTCACCGTGCAGGTCACTTTCGACTGTGACTGTGCCTGCCAGGCCCACGCGGAGCCGCACAGCCACCGCTGCAACGATGGCAACGGGACTTTTGAGTGTGGGGTGTGCCGCTGCGGGCCCGGCTGGCTGGGCTCGCAGTGCGAGTGCTCCGAGGAGGACTACAGCCCCTCCCAGCAGGACCAGTGCAGCCCCAAGGAGGGCCAGCCCATCTGCAGCCAGCGGGGCGAGTGCCTCTGTGGCCAGTGTGTCTGCCACAGCAGTGACTTCGGAAAGATCACGGGCAAGTACTGCGAGTGCGACGACTTCTCCTGTGTCCGCTACAAGGGGGAGATGTGCTCAG GCCACGGCCAGTGCAGCTGTGGGGACTGCCTGTGTGACTCCGACTGGACCGGCTACTACTGCAACTGCACCACGCGCACCGACACCTGCATGTCCAGCAACGGGCTGCTGTGCAGTGGCCGGGGCAAGTGCGAATGTGGCAGCTGCGTCTGCATCCAGCCAGGCTCCTATGGGGATACCTGTGAGAAGTGTCCCACCTGCCCTGATGCCTGCACCTTTAAGAA GGAGTGTGTGGAGTGCAAGAAGTTTGAGCGGGGTGTCCTGCACGAGGAAAACACCTGCAGCCGCTACTGCCGCGACGAGATCGAGTCTGTGAAGGAGCTCA GGGACACTGGCAAGGATGCTGTGAATTGTACATACAAAAATGAGGATGACTGTGTCGTCAGATTCCAGTACTATGAAGACTCCAGTGGCAAGTCCATCCTGTATGTGGTAGAAGAGCCAG AGTGTCCCCAGGGCCCTGACATCCTGGTGGTCCTGCTTTCAGTGATGGGGGCCATTTTGCTCATTGGCTTTGCCTTGCTGCTCATCTGGAAGCTCCTCATCACCATCCACGACCGGAAAGAGTTTGCTAAATTTGAGGAAGAACGAGCCAGAGCGAAATGGGACACC
- the ITGB3 gene encoding integrin beta-3 isoform X2: MRARARPRPLWAALLALGALAGVGVGGPNICTTRGVSSCQLCLAVSPMCAWCSDEALPVGSPRCDLKENLLQDNCAPESIEFPVSEARILEARPLSDKGSGDSSQVTQVSPQRIALRLRPDDSKTFSIQVRQVEDYPVDIYYLMDLSYSMKDDLWSIQNLGTKLASQMRKLTSNLRIGFGAFVDKPVSPYMYISPPEALRNPCYDMKTTCLPMFGYKHVLTLTDQVTRFNEEVKKQSVSRNRDAPEGGFDAIMQATVCDEKIGWRNDASHLLVFTTDAKTHIALDGRLAGIVRPNDGQCHIGGDNHYSASTTMDYPSLGLMTEKLSQKNINLIFAVTENVVNLYQNYSELIPGTTVGVLSADSSNVLQLIVDAYGKIRSKVELEVRDLPEELSLSFNATCLNNEVIPGLKSCVGLKIGDTVSFSIEAKVRGCPQEKEKSFTIKPVGFKDSLTVQVTFDCDCACQAHAEPHSHRCNDGNGTFECGVCRCGPGWLGSQCECSEEDYSPSQQDQCSPKEGQPICSQRGECLCGQCVCHSSDFGKITGKYCECDDFSCVRYKGEMCSGHGQCSCGDCLCDSDWTGYYCNCTTRTDTCMSSNGLLCSGRGKCECGSCVCIQPGSYGDTCEKCPTCPDACTFKKECVECKKFERGVLHEENTCSRYCRDEIESVKELRDTGKDAVNCTYKNEDDCVVRFQYYEDSSGKSILYVVEEPGQQPAV; this comes from the exons GCCCTGCCCGTGGGCTCACCCCGCTGTGACCTGAAGGAGAATCTGCTACAGGACAACTGTGCCCCAGAATCCATCGAGTTCCCGGTCAGCGAGGCCCGAATCCTGGAGGCCAGGCCCCTCAGCGACAAAGGCTCTGGAGACAGCTCCCAGGTCACTCAAGTCAGTCCCCAGAGGATTGCGCTGCGCCTGCGACCAG ATGATTCGAAGACTTTCTCCATCCAagtgcggcaggtggaggattaccctgtgGACATCTATTACTTGATGGACCTGTCCTACTCCATGAAAGATGATCTCTGGAGCATCCAGAATCTGGGTACCAAATTGGCCTCCCAGATGCGCAAGCTCACCAGTAACCTGCGGATTGGCTTTGGGGCCTTTGTGGATAAACCTGTATCACCCTACATGTACATCTCCCCACCAGAGGCCCTCAGAAACCCCTGCTATGA TATGAAGACCACCTGCTTACCCATGTTTGGCTACAAACATGTGCTGACGCTAACTGACCAGGTGACCCGTTTCAATGAGGAGGTGAAGAAGCAGAGTGTGTCACGGAACCGGGACGCCCCAGAGGGTGGCTTTGATGCCATCATGCAGGCTACAGTCTGTGAT GAAAAGATTGGCTGGAGGAATGACGCATCCCACTTGCTCGTGTTCACCACTGATGCCAAAACTCATATCGCACTGGACGGAAGGCTGGCCGGCATCGTCCGGCCCAACGATGGGCAGTGTCACATTGGTGGTGACAACCATTACTCTGCCTCTACCACCATG gATTATCCCTCTCTAGGACTGATGACTGAGAAGCTATCCCAAAAAAACATCAACTTGATCTTTGCAGTGACTGAAAATGTGGTCAATCTCTACCAG AACTATAGCGAGCTCATCCCAGGGACCACAGTGGGGGTTCTGTCCGCCGACTCCAGCAACGTCCTCCAGCTCATTGTTGATGCTTATGGG AAAATCCGCTCTAAGGTAGAGCTGGAAGTCCGTGACCTCCCCGAGGAGCTGTCGCTGTCCTTCAACGCCACCTGCCTCAACAATGAGGTCATCCCGGGCCTCAAGTCGTGTGTGGGACTCAAGATTGGAGACAcg GTGAGCTTCAGCATCGAAGCCAAGGTGCGGGGCTGCCCCCAGGAGAAGGAGAAGTCCTTCACCATCAAGCCCGTGGGCTTCAAGGACAGCCTCACCGTGCAGGTCACTTTCGACTGTGACTGTGCCTGCCAGGCCCACGCGGAGCCGCACAGCCACCGCTGCAACGATGGCAACGGGACTTTTGAGTGTGGGGTGTGCCGCTGCGGGCCCGGCTGGCTGGGCTCGCAGTGCGAGTGCTCCGAGGAGGACTACAGCCCCTCCCAGCAGGACCAGTGCAGCCCCAAGGAGGGCCAGCCCATCTGCAGCCAGCGGGGCGAGTGCCTCTGTGGCCAGTGTGTCTGCCACAGCAGTGACTTCGGAAAGATCACGGGCAAGTACTGCGAGTGCGACGACTTCTCCTGTGTCCGCTACAAGGGGGAGATGTGCTCAG GCCACGGCCAGTGCAGCTGTGGGGACTGCCTGTGTGACTCCGACTGGACCGGCTACTACTGCAACTGCACCACGCGCACCGACACCTGCATGTCCAGCAACGGGCTGCTGTGCAGTGGCCGGGGCAAGTGCGAATGTGGCAGCTGCGTCTGCATCCAGCCAGGCTCCTATGGGGATACCTGTGAGAAGTGTCCCACCTGCCCTGATGCCTGCACCTTTAAGAA GGAGTGTGTGGAGTGCAAGAAGTTTGAGCGGGGTGTCCTGCACGAGGAAAACACCTGCAGCCGCTACTGCCGCGACGAGATCGAGTCTGTGAAGGAGCTCA GGGACACTGGCAAGGATGCTGTGAATTGTACATACAAAAATGAGGATGACTGTGTCGTCAGATTCCAGTACTATGAAGACTCCAGTGGCAAGTCCATCCTGTATGTGGTAGAAGAGCCAG